One region of Mobula birostris isolate sMobBir1 chromosome 24, sMobBir1.hap1, whole genome shotgun sequence genomic DNA includes:
- the wfikkn2a gene encoding WAP, Kazal, immunoglobulin, Kunitz and NTR domain-containing protein 2 isoform X3 codes for MALKGRKGPMGMPRGASCDRFMCAQQGSECDIWDGQPVCKCRDRCEKEPHFTCASDGLTYYNKCYMDAEACTKGITLTVVTCTHRFGSLSTSAPSPLPHTTPRPTPASALTTAQGVLAPALLSTPVPQSIYVGGTASFLCDVSGRPRPDITWERRLEGGPHVVLRPNHVRGNMVVTNIGQLVIYNAQLQDAGTYTCTARNAGGAVSAHFPFSVIRREALVPDGAGGGGALPARECLRRPDRQPCGPGNAQHVRWFYDAKKNNCFTFTACGGGLGHFGSYEACMGSCMDEPVNICSLPALQGSCKVWEPRWAYSSVHRQCQSFIYGGCGGNENNFESRETCEEICPYPRNQHCKPCKPRFKIVTSYCKSDYVIVGRVTELAEETDSGRALFTVDRVLKDEKMGLQFFGSEVLEITLLNMDWNCPCPNMTSEDGPLIVMGDVLNGMATLQPHSFVRPLSDKRIKKLAEVKEKKTCDLLRELTGLQ; via the exons ATGGCgctgaagggccggaagggtccGATGGGCATGCCGCGGGGCGCCAGCTGCGACCGCTTCATGTGCGCCCAGCAGGGGTCCGAGTGCGACATCTGGGACGGGCAGCCGGTGTGCAAGTGCCGGGATCGCTGCGAGAAGGAGCCGCACTTCACCTGCGCCTCGGACGGCCTCACCTACTACAACAAGTGCTACATGGACGCGGAGGCGTGCACCAAGGGTATCACCCTGACCGTGGTCACCTGCACCCACCGCTTCGGCAGCCTCAGCACCAGCGCGCCGTCGCCGCTCCCGCACACCACCCCGCGCCCCACCCCGGCGAGCGCGCTCACCACGGCACAGGGCGTACTCGCGCCCGCGCTCCTCTCCACGCCCGTGCCCCAGTCCATCTACGTGGGCGGCACCGCCAGCTTCCTGTGCGACGTCAGCGGGCGCCCGCGGCCCGACATCACGTGGGAGCGGCGGCTCGAGGGCGGGCCCCACGTGGTTCTGCGACCCAATCACGTGCGCGGCAACATGGTGGTGACCAACATCGGCCAGCTGGTCATCTACAACGCGCAGCTGCAGGACGCGGGCACCTACACGTGCACGGCGCGCAACGCCGGCGGCGCCGTGAGCGCGCACTTCCCCTTCTCAGTCATCCGGCGCGAGGCGCTGGTGCCCGACGGCG CGGGCGGCGGGGGCGCGCTCCCCGCCCGCGAGTGCCTGCGGCGGCCCGACCGCCAGCCCTGCGGTCCCGGGAACGCGCAGCACGTCCGCTGGTTCTATGATGCCAAGAAGAACAACTGCTTCACTTTCACCGCCTGCGGG GGCGGCCTCGGCCACTTCGGCAGCTACGAGGCGTGCATGGGGAGCTGCATGGACGAGCCGGTGAACATCTGTAGCCTGCCGGCGCTGCAGGGCAGCTGCAAGGTGTGGGAGCCCCGCTGGGCGTACAGCAGCGTCCACCGGCAGTGCCAGTCGTTCATTTACGGCGGCTGTGGCGGCAACGAGAACAACTTCGAGAGCCGGGAGACGTGCGAGGAGATCTGCCCGTACCCCCGGAACCAGCACTGTAAGCCCTGCAAGCCTCGCTTCAAGATCGTCACCAGCTACTGCAAGAGCGACTACGTGATCGTGGGGCGCGTGACCGAGCTGGCCGAGGAGACCGACTCCGGCCGCGCGCTCTTCACCGTCGACCGGGTGCTGAAGGACGAAAAGATGGGGCTGCAGTTCTTTGGCAGCGAGGTGCTGGAGATCACGCTGCTGAACATGGACTGGAACTGCCCCTGCCCCAACATGACCAGCGAGGACGGGCCGCTCATTGTCATGGGCGACGTGCTCAATGGTATGGCCACCCTACAGCCACACAGCTTCGTCCGGCCCCTCAGCGACAAGCGCATCAAGAAGCTGGCCGAAGTCAAGGAGAAGAAGACGTGTGACCTGCTGAGGGAGCTGACCGGCCTGCAGTAG
- the wfikkn2a gene encoding WAP, Kazal, immunoglobulin, Kunitz and NTR domain-containing protein 2 isoform X4 produces the protein MALKGRKGPMGMPRGASCDRFMCAQQGSECDIWDGQPVCKCRDRCEKEPHFTCASDGLTYYNKCYMDAEACTKGITLTVVTCTHRFGSLSTSAPSPLPHTTPRPTPASALTTAQGVLAPALLSTPVPQSIYVGGTASFLCDVSGRPRPDITWERRLEGGPHVVLRPNHVRGNMVVTNIGQLVIYNAQLQDAGTYTCTARNAGGAVSAHFPFSVIRRGGTGAGGGGALPARECLRRPDRQPCGPGNAQHVRWFYDAKKNNCFTFTACGGGLGHFGSYEACMGSCMDEPVNICSLPALQGSCKVWEPRWAYSSVHRQCQSFIYGGCGGNENNFESRETCEEICPYPRNQHCKPCKPRFKIVTSYCKSDYVIVGRVTELAEETDSGRALFTVDRVLKDEKMGLQFFGSEVLEITLLNMDWNCPCPNMTSEDGPLIVMGDVLNGMATLQPHSFVRPLSDKRIKKLAEVKEKKTCDLLRELTGLQ, from the exons ATGGCgctgaagggccggaagggtccGATGGGCATGCCGCGGGGCGCCAGCTGCGACCGCTTCATGTGCGCCCAGCAGGGGTCCGAGTGCGACATCTGGGACGGGCAGCCGGTGTGCAAGTGCCGGGATCGCTGCGAGAAGGAGCCGCACTTCACCTGCGCCTCGGACGGCCTCACCTACTACAACAAGTGCTACATGGACGCGGAGGCGTGCACCAAGGGTATCACCCTGACCGTGGTCACCTGCACCCACCGCTTCGGCAGCCTCAGCACCAGCGCGCCGTCGCCGCTCCCGCACACCACCCCGCGCCCCACCCCGGCGAGCGCGCTCACCACGGCACAGGGCGTACTCGCGCCCGCGCTCCTCTCCACGCCCGTGCCCCAGTCCATCTACGTGGGCGGCACCGCCAGCTTCCTGTGCGACGTCAGCGGGCGCCCGCGGCCCGACATCACGTGGGAGCGGCGGCTCGAGGGCGGGCCCCACGTGGTTCTGCGACCCAATCACGTGCGCGGCAACATGGTGGTGACCAACATCGGCCAGCTGGTCATCTACAACGCGCAGCTGCAGGACGCGGGCACCTACACGTGCACGGCGCGCAACGCCGGCGGCGCCGTGAGCGCGCACTTCCCCTTCTCAGTCATCCGGC GCGGGGGCACGGGAGCGGGCGGCGGGGGCGCGCTCCCCGCCCGCGAGTGCCTGCGGCGGCCCGACCGCCAGCCCTGCGGTCCCGGGAACGCGCAGCACGTCCGCTGGTTCTATGATGCCAAGAAGAACAACTGCTTCACTTTCACCGCCTGCGGG GGCGGCCTCGGCCACTTCGGCAGCTACGAGGCGTGCATGGGGAGCTGCATGGACGAGCCGGTGAACATCTGTAGCCTGCCGGCGCTGCAGGGCAGCTGCAAGGTGTGGGAGCCCCGCTGGGCGTACAGCAGCGTCCACCGGCAGTGCCAGTCGTTCATTTACGGCGGCTGTGGCGGCAACGAGAACAACTTCGAGAGCCGGGAGACGTGCGAGGAGATCTGCCCGTACCCCCGGAACCAGCACTGTAAGCCCTGCAAGCCTCGCTTCAAGATCGTCACCAGCTACTGCAAGAGCGACTACGTGATCGTGGGGCGCGTGACCGAGCTGGCCGAGGAGACCGACTCCGGCCGCGCGCTCTTCACCGTCGACCGGGTGCTGAAGGACGAAAAGATGGGGCTGCAGTTCTTTGGCAGCGAGGTGCTGGAGATCACGCTGCTGAACATGGACTGGAACTGCCCCTGCCCCAACATGACCAGCGAGGACGGGCCGCTCATTGTCATGGGCGACGTGCTCAATGGTATGGCCACCCTACAGCCACACAGCTTCGTCCGGCCCCTCAGCGACAAGCGCATCAAGAAGCTGGCCGAAGTCAAGGAGAAGAAGACGTGTGACCTGCTGAGGGAGCTGACCGGCCTGCAGTAG
- the wfikkn2a gene encoding WAP, Kazal, immunoglobulin, Kunitz and NTR domain-containing protein 2 isoform X2, with product MALKGRKGPMGMPRGASCDRFMCAQQGSECDIWDGQPVCKCRDRCEKEPHFTCASDGLTYYNKCYMDAEACTKGITLTVVTCTHRFGSLSTSAPSPLPHTTPRPTPASALTTAQGVLAPALLSTPVPQSIYVGGTASFLCDVSGRPRPDITWERRLEGGPHVVLRPNHVRGNMVVTNIGQLVIYNAQLQDAGTYTCTARNAGGAVSAHFPFSVIRREALVPDGGSTNSSGGGGGGTGAGGGGALPARECLRRPDRQPCGPGNAQHVRWFYDAKKNNCFTFTACGGGLGHFGSYEACMGSCMDEPVNICSLPALQGSCKVWEPRWAYSSVHRQCQSFIYGGCGGNENNFESRETCEEICPYPRNQHCKPCKPRFKIVTSYCKSDYVIVGRVTELAEETDSGRALFTVDRVLKDEKMGLQFFGSEVLEITLLNMDWNCPCPNMTSEDGPLIVMGDVLNGMATLQPHSFVRPLSDKRIKKLAEVKEKKTCDLLRELTGLQ from the exons ATGGCgctgaagggccggaagggtccGATGGGCATGCCGCGGGGCGCCAGCTGCGACCGCTTCATGTGCGCCCAGCAGGGGTCCGAGTGCGACATCTGGGACGGGCAGCCGGTGTGCAAGTGCCGGGATCGCTGCGAGAAGGAGCCGCACTTCACCTGCGCCTCGGACGGCCTCACCTACTACAACAAGTGCTACATGGACGCGGAGGCGTGCACCAAGGGTATCACCCTGACCGTGGTCACCTGCACCCACCGCTTCGGCAGCCTCAGCACCAGCGCGCCGTCGCCGCTCCCGCACACCACCCCGCGCCCCACCCCGGCGAGCGCGCTCACCACGGCACAGGGCGTACTCGCGCCCGCGCTCCTCTCCACGCCCGTGCCCCAGTCCATCTACGTGGGCGGCACCGCCAGCTTCCTGTGCGACGTCAGCGGGCGCCCGCGGCCCGACATCACGTGGGAGCGGCGGCTCGAGGGCGGGCCCCACGTGGTTCTGCGACCCAATCACGTGCGCGGCAACATGGTGGTGACCAACATCGGCCAGCTGGTCATCTACAACGCGCAGCTGCAGGACGCGGGCACCTACACGTGCACGGCGCGCAACGCCGGCGGCGCCGTGAGCGCGCACTTCCCCTTCTCAGTCATCCGGCGCGAGGCGCTGGTGCCCGACGGCGGCAGCACCAACAGCAGCGGCGGGGGAGGCGGGGGCACGGGAGCGGGCGGCGGGGGCGCGCTCCCCGCCCGCGAGTGCCTGCGGCGGCCCGACCGCCAGCCCTGCGGTCCCGGGAACGCGCAGCACGTCCGCTGGTTCTATGATGCCAAGAAGAACAACTGCTTCACTTTCACCGCCTGCGGG GGCGGCCTCGGCCACTTCGGCAGCTACGAGGCGTGCATGGGGAGCTGCATGGACGAGCCGGTGAACATCTGTAGCCTGCCGGCGCTGCAGGGCAGCTGCAAGGTGTGGGAGCCCCGCTGGGCGTACAGCAGCGTCCACCGGCAGTGCCAGTCGTTCATTTACGGCGGCTGTGGCGGCAACGAGAACAACTTCGAGAGCCGGGAGACGTGCGAGGAGATCTGCCCGTACCCCCGGAACCAGCACTGTAAGCCCTGCAAGCCTCGCTTCAAGATCGTCACCAGCTACTGCAAGAGCGACTACGTGATCGTGGGGCGCGTGACCGAGCTGGCCGAGGAGACCGACTCCGGCCGCGCGCTCTTCACCGTCGACCGGGTGCTGAAGGACGAAAAGATGGGGCTGCAGTTCTTTGGCAGCGAGGTGCTGGAGATCACGCTGCTGAACATGGACTGGAACTGCCCCTGCCCCAACATGACCAGCGAGGACGGGCCGCTCATTGTCATGGGCGACGTGCTCAATGGTATGGCCACCCTACAGCCACACAGCTTCGTCCGGCCCCTCAGCGACAAGCGCATCAAGAAGCTGGCCGAAGTCAAGGAGAAGAAGACGTGTGACCTGCTGAGGGAGCTGACCGGCCTGCAGTAG
- the wfikkn2a gene encoding WAP, Kazal, immunoglobulin, Kunitz and NTR domain-containing protein 2 isoform X1 yields MALKGRKGPMGMPRGASCDRFMCAQQGSECDIWDGQPVCKCRDRCEKEPHFTCASDGLTYYNKCYMDAEACTKGITLTVVTCTHRFGSLSTSAPSPLPHTTPRPTPASALTTAQGVLAPALLSTPVPQSIYVGGTASFLCDVSGRPRPDITWERRLEGGPHVVLRPNHVRGNMVVTNIGQLVIYNAQLQDAGTYTCTARNAGGAVSAHFPFSVIRREALVPDGGSTNSSGGGGGGTGAGGGGALPARECLRRPDRQPCGPGNAQHVRWFYDAKKNNCFTFTACGAGNGSRNGGLGHFGSYEACMGSCMDEPVNICSLPALQGSCKVWEPRWAYSSVHRQCQSFIYGGCGGNENNFESRETCEEICPYPRNQHCKPCKPRFKIVTSYCKSDYVIVGRVTELAEETDSGRALFTVDRVLKDEKMGLQFFGSEVLEITLLNMDWNCPCPNMTSEDGPLIVMGDVLNGMATLQPHSFVRPLSDKRIKKLAEVKEKKTCDLLRELTGLQ; encoded by the exons ATGGCgctgaagggccggaagggtccGATGGGCATGCCGCGGGGCGCCAGCTGCGACCGCTTCATGTGCGCCCAGCAGGGGTCCGAGTGCGACATCTGGGACGGGCAGCCGGTGTGCAAGTGCCGGGATCGCTGCGAGAAGGAGCCGCACTTCACCTGCGCCTCGGACGGCCTCACCTACTACAACAAGTGCTACATGGACGCGGAGGCGTGCACCAAGGGTATCACCCTGACCGTGGTCACCTGCACCCACCGCTTCGGCAGCCTCAGCACCAGCGCGCCGTCGCCGCTCCCGCACACCACCCCGCGCCCCACCCCGGCGAGCGCGCTCACCACGGCACAGGGCGTACTCGCGCCCGCGCTCCTCTCCACGCCCGTGCCCCAGTCCATCTACGTGGGCGGCACCGCCAGCTTCCTGTGCGACGTCAGCGGGCGCCCGCGGCCCGACATCACGTGGGAGCGGCGGCTCGAGGGCGGGCCCCACGTGGTTCTGCGACCCAATCACGTGCGCGGCAACATGGTGGTGACCAACATCGGCCAGCTGGTCATCTACAACGCGCAGCTGCAGGACGCGGGCACCTACACGTGCACGGCGCGCAACGCCGGCGGCGCCGTGAGCGCGCACTTCCCCTTCTCAGTCATCCGGCGCGAGGCGCTGGTGCCCGACGGCGGCAGCACCAACAGCAGCGGCGGGGGAGGCGGGGGCACGGGAGCGGGCGGCGGGGGCGCGCTCCCCGCCCGCGAGTGCCTGCGGCGGCCCGACCGCCAGCCCTGCGGTCCCGGGAACGCGCAGCACGTCCGCTGGTTCTATGATGCCAAGAAGAACAACTGCTTCACTTTCACCGCCTGCGGGGCTGGGAACGGGAGCAGGAAC GGCGGCCTCGGCCACTTCGGCAGCTACGAGGCGTGCATGGGGAGCTGCATGGACGAGCCGGTGAACATCTGTAGCCTGCCGGCGCTGCAGGGCAGCTGCAAGGTGTGGGAGCCCCGCTGGGCGTACAGCAGCGTCCACCGGCAGTGCCAGTCGTTCATTTACGGCGGCTGTGGCGGCAACGAGAACAACTTCGAGAGCCGGGAGACGTGCGAGGAGATCTGCCCGTACCCCCGGAACCAGCACTGTAAGCCCTGCAAGCCTCGCTTCAAGATCGTCACCAGCTACTGCAAGAGCGACTACGTGATCGTGGGGCGCGTGACCGAGCTGGCCGAGGAGACCGACTCCGGCCGCGCGCTCTTCACCGTCGACCGGGTGCTGAAGGACGAAAAGATGGGGCTGCAGTTCTTTGGCAGCGAGGTGCTGGAGATCACGCTGCTGAACATGGACTGGAACTGCCCCTGCCCCAACATGACCAGCGAGGACGGGCCGCTCATTGTCATGGGCGACGTGCTCAATGGTATGGCCACCCTACAGCCACACAGCTTCGTCCGGCCCCTCAGCGACAAGCGCATCAAGAAGCTGGCCGAAGTCAAGGAGAAGAAGACGTGTGACCTGCTGAGGGAGCTGACCGGCCTGCAGTAG
- the wfikkn2a gene encoding WAP, Kazal, immunoglobulin, Kunitz and NTR domain-containing protein 2 isoform X5 yields MALKGRKGPMGMPRGASCDRFMCAQQGSECDIWDGQPVCKCRDRCEKEPHFTCASDGLTYYNKCYMDAEACTKGITLTVVTCTHRFGSLSTSAPSPLPHTTPRPTPASALTTAQGVLAPALLSTPVPQSIYVGGTASFLCDVSGRPRPDITWERRLEGGPHVVLRPNHVRGNMVVTNIGQLVIYNAQLQDAGTYTCTARNAGGAVSAHFPFSVIRREALVPDGGSTNSSGGGGGGTGAGGGGALPARECLRRPDRQPCGPGNAQHVRWFYDAKKNNCFTFTACGAGNGSRNVNGDRGGGTGTGSGDGEGGLGHFGSYEACMGSCMDEPVNICSLPALQGSCKVWEPRWAYSSVHRQCQSFIYGGCGGNENNFESRETCEEICPYPRNQHCKPCKPRFKIVTSYCKSDYVIVGRVTELAEETDSGRALFTVDRVLKDEKMGLQFFGSEVLEITLLNMDWNCPCPNMTSEDGPLIVMGDVLNGMATLQPHSFVRPLSDKRIKKLAEVKEKKTCDLLRELTGLQ; encoded by the coding sequence ATGGCgctgaagggccggaagggtccGATGGGCATGCCGCGGGGCGCCAGCTGCGACCGCTTCATGTGCGCCCAGCAGGGGTCCGAGTGCGACATCTGGGACGGGCAGCCGGTGTGCAAGTGCCGGGATCGCTGCGAGAAGGAGCCGCACTTCACCTGCGCCTCGGACGGCCTCACCTACTACAACAAGTGCTACATGGACGCGGAGGCGTGCACCAAGGGTATCACCCTGACCGTGGTCACCTGCACCCACCGCTTCGGCAGCCTCAGCACCAGCGCGCCGTCGCCGCTCCCGCACACCACCCCGCGCCCCACCCCGGCGAGCGCGCTCACCACGGCACAGGGCGTACTCGCGCCCGCGCTCCTCTCCACGCCCGTGCCCCAGTCCATCTACGTGGGCGGCACCGCCAGCTTCCTGTGCGACGTCAGCGGGCGCCCGCGGCCCGACATCACGTGGGAGCGGCGGCTCGAGGGCGGGCCCCACGTGGTTCTGCGACCCAATCACGTGCGCGGCAACATGGTGGTGACCAACATCGGCCAGCTGGTCATCTACAACGCGCAGCTGCAGGACGCGGGCACCTACACGTGCACGGCGCGCAACGCCGGCGGCGCCGTGAGCGCGCACTTCCCCTTCTCAGTCATCCGGCGCGAGGCGCTGGTGCCCGACGGCGGCAGCACCAACAGCAGCGGCGGGGGAGGCGGGGGCACGGGAGCGGGCGGCGGGGGCGCGCTCCCCGCCCGCGAGTGCCTGCGGCGGCCCGACCGCCAGCCCTGCGGTCCCGGGAACGCGCAGCACGTCCGCTGGTTCTATGATGCCAAGAAGAACAACTGCTTCACTTTCACCGCCTGCGGGGCTGGGAACGGGAGCAGGAACGTCAACGGGGACCGGGGCGGGGGGACCGGGACCGGGAGCGGGGACGGGGAGGGCGGCCTCGGCCACTTCGGCAGCTACGAGGCGTGCATGGGGAGCTGCATGGACGAGCCGGTGAACATCTGTAGCCTGCCGGCGCTGCAGGGCAGCTGCAAGGTGTGGGAGCCCCGCTGGGCGTACAGCAGCGTCCACCGGCAGTGCCAGTCGTTCATTTACGGCGGCTGTGGCGGCAACGAGAACAACTTCGAGAGCCGGGAGACGTGCGAGGAGATCTGCCCGTACCCCCGGAACCAGCACTGTAAGCCCTGCAAGCCTCGCTTCAAGATCGTCACCAGCTACTGCAAGAGCGACTACGTGATCGTGGGGCGCGTGACCGAGCTGGCCGAGGAGACCGACTCCGGCCGCGCGCTCTTCACCGTCGACCGGGTGCTGAAGGACGAAAAGATGGGGCTGCAGTTCTTTGGCAGCGAGGTGCTGGAGATCACGCTGCTGAACATGGACTGGAACTGCCCCTGCCCCAACATGACCAGCGAGGACGGGCCGCTCATTGTCATGGGCGACGTGCTCAATGGTATGGCCACCCTACAGCCACACAGCTTCGTCCGGCCCCTCAGCGACAAGCGCATCAAGAAGCTGGCCGAAGTCAAGGAGAAGAAGACGTGTGACCTGCTGAGGGAGCTGACCGGCCTGCAGTAG